From a region of the Alnus glutinosa chromosome 1, dhAlnGlut1.1, whole genome shotgun sequence genome:
- the LOC133854993 gene encoding TOM1-like protein 1 gives MGDNLMEKVSALGERLKIGGVEVGRKMSAGMSSMSFKVKELFQGPNQADKIVEDATSENLDEPDWSLNLEICDMINNEKINSVELIRGIKKRIMLKSPRVQYFALVLLETLVKNCEKAFSEVAAERVLDEMVKLIDDPETVVNNRNKALILIEAWGESTSELRYLPVYEETYKSLKSRGIRFPGRDNESLAPIFTPPRSVSDSEYNADFPQQIQHDIPVLSFTAEQTKEAFDVARNSIELLTTVLSSSPQQDALEDDLTTTLVQQCRQSQSTVQRIIETAGDNEALLFEALNVNDEILKVLSKYEEMYKPTVVGAEPEPAMIPVAVEPDESPRHAKEDALIRKPAGSRGAGLGGSNDEMMDDLDEMIFGKKNGGTSQSGHDSKKQPSKDDLITL, from the exons ATGGGTGACAATTTGATGGAGAAAGTTAGTGCTTTGGGTGAACGCCTCAAGATTGGAGGCGTTGAGGTGGGCCGAAAGATGAGTGCAGGCATGAGCTCAATGAGCTTCAAGGTGAAGGAGCTTTTCCAAGGCCCAAACCAGGCAGATAAGATCGTTGAAGATGCCACCTCGGAGAACCTCGATGAGCCTGATTGGAGTTTGAATCTTGAAATTTGTGACATGATcaataatgaaaaaattaacAGTGTTGAGTTGATCCGTGGAATTAAAAAGAGGATCATGTTGAAGAGCCCTAGGGTTCAGTACTTCGCTTTGGTGTTGCTTGAAACATTGGTTAAGAATTGTGAGAAGGCTTTCTCGGAGGTGGCAGCCGAGAGAGTTCTTGATGAGATGGTGAAGCTGATTGATGATCCTGAGACTGTAGTTAATAATCGTAATAAGGCTTTGATACTAATTGAAGCATGGGGGGAATCGACCAGTGAGCTCCGCTATTTGCCTGTTTATGAAGAAACGTATAAG AGTTTAAAATCTAGGGGAATTCGGTTCCCTGGTCGTGACAATGAGAGTTTGGCACCTATCTTTACTCCTCCTCGTTCAGTATCAGATTCAGAATACAATGCTGATTTTCCCCAGCAGATTCAGCATGATATTCCAGTGCTAAGCTTTACGGCTGAACAAACAAAGGAAGCATTTGATGTTGCAAGAAACAGCATTGAGCTTCTTACAACGGTTTTATCCTCTTCACCCCAACAAGATGCTTTAGAG GATGACTTGACAACCACACTCGTACAACAGTGTCGTCAGTCGCAATCTACTGTCCAGAGAATTATTGAGACGGCTGGAGATAATGAGGCCCTGCTTTTTGAAGCCTTGAATGTAAATGATGAGATCCTGAAAGTTCTCTCCAAGTATGAAGAGATGTATAAGCCTACAGTTGTTGGAGCGGAGCCAGAACCTGCCATGATACCTGTTGCCGTTGAGCCCGATGAGTCGCCCCGTCATGCAAAAGAAGATGCCCTAATTAGAAAACCAGCCGGTTCTCGAGGTGCAGGCCTGGGAGGAAGTAATGATGAAATGATGGACGATCTTGATGAGATGATATTTGGTAAGAAAAATGGGGGTACGTCTCAAAGTGGGCATGATTCCAAGAAGCAACCGTCAAAGGATGATCTCATCACCCTTTGA
- the LOC133855015 gene encoding uncharacterized protein LOC133855015 gives MDLTFLSAILVGAGCLALGYYIGARYPARIFISTRLSKDAAVVGNGKKNDKPKEPLEIENLADILEDFKMVLVARNDLKMGKGKIAAQCSHATLGLYKKLLRRAPKALNRWEMCAQPKVVVKIESEEDMLVLQERAKSLNIPTHITIDAGRTQIAPNSRTVMAILGPVEVVDEVTGGLKLL, from the exons ATGGACCTGACATTTCTGAGTGCCATTCTAGTTGGAGCAGGTTGCCTTGCTTTGGGATACTACATTGGCGCACGATATCCTGCTCGCATCTTTATCTCAACAAGATTATCTAAAGACGCTGCAGTTGTTGGTAATGGGAAGAAGAATGATAAGCCCAAAGAGCCTCTTGAGATTGAAAATCTGGCTGACATTCTTGAAGATTTCAAaatg GTTTTGGTTGCAAGGAATGATCTAAAGATGGGTAAAGGGAAAATTGCTGCCCAATGCAG TCATGCAACTTTGGGTCTCTATAAAAAGCTTCTTCGTCGGGCACCAAAAGCTTTAAATAG GTGGGAGATGTGTGCACAGCCTAAGGtggttgtaaaaattgaaagCGAGGAAGATATGCTAGTTTTGCAA GAGCGGGCAAAATCGCTAAATATACCAACCCACATTACAATTGATGCAGGGAGAACGCAGATTGCACCAA ATTCGAGGACAGTGATGGCTATTCTTG GACCTGTTGAAGTAGTTGATGAAGTAACTGGTGGACTGAAACTCTTATAG
- the LOC133855003 gene encoding bark storage protein A-like, whose translation MCIGQCSMHVVGRRRRRMWGAVDLEVMLLGLLVMVQVQLSVQLRCSHPMHGVVDRINENAGPYIGLVMTFPTEEIVLQTSGFFVPSSEIPWVDLAGRRFNIGKVNGVDVIYVMTGEQTLNAGVAVQTLLDTFDIHGIVHYGIAGSTNDSLYIGDVSVPNYVAFTGSWKWKEFKSADGELTELKFGAFNFPEKGDNLLAKIDFTPQQLYSAGKPMEEVFWLPIEPKFFNIATTLQDLQLLQCVNETYCLPETPKVVFGLRGSTADIYLDNAAYRKFLFKEFNVSTADEESAAIVMTSLSNGVPCIVFRGVSDMAGGEEKLSATSVTSLAAMNALTVAVEFIGLFGEEAVIHDH comes from the exons ATGTGTATCGGACAGTGTTCGATGCATGTGGTAGGACGACGACGGCGACGAATGTGGGGCGCCGTTGATCTGGAAGTGATGTTGTTGGGGTTATTGGTTATGGTACAAGTACAACTGTCTGTTCAGCTGAGGTGTAGTCATCCCATGCATGGGGTTGTGGACAGGATCAATGAGAATGCAGGGCCTTATATTGGGCTTGTCATGACTTTCCCTACCGAAGAAATCGTGCTTCAAACCTCTGGTTTCTTTGTTCCCAGCTCCGAGATCCCCTGGGTTGACCTGGctg GAAGGAGGTTCAACATTGGGAAGGTCAATGGTGTAGATGTAATTTATGTGATGACTGGAGAGCAAACG CTAAATGCAGGTGTAGCTGTGCAAACCCTTCTTGACACATTTGATATTCATGGAATTGTTCACTATGGAATAGCTGGAAGTACTAATGATTCATTGTACATTGGTGATGTTAGTGTCCCAAATTATGTTGCCTTCACAGGATCTTGGAAATGGAAG GAGTTCAAGTCAGCAGATGGGGAACTCACAGAACTGAAGTTTGGGGCTTTCAATTTCCCGGAAAAGGGAGATAATTTGTTGGCAAAGATAGACTTCACTCCCCAGCAATTGTACTCTGCTGGAAAACCAATGGAAGAGGTCTTTTGGCTTCCAATAGAACCAAAATTTTTCAATATTGCTACAACACTTCAG GATTTACAGCTACTACAATGTGTCAATGAGACATATTGTCTTCCTGAAACACCAAAAGTTGTGTTTGGATTGAGAGGTTCTACTGCTGATATATACCTTGACAATGCAGCTTATAGAAAATTTCTTTTCAAAGAATTTAATGTCTCGACTGCTGATGAAGAGAGCGCGGCTATTGTGATG ACTTCTCTATCAAATGGAGTGCCTTGTATTGTGTTTCGCGGTGTCTCGGACATGGCAGGCGGGGAGGAAAAGTTGTCTGCAACAAGCGTGACTTCTTTGGCTGCTATGAATGCTCTCACTGTTGCGGTTGAGTTCATTGGATTATTTGGTGAGGAGGCTGTAATTCATGACCACTGA
- the LOC133858740 gene encoding probable inositol oxygenase, whose product MTIAAKKPEIGSQVEDQKQFSESKNLAQNGFSVPESNAFGQSFRDYDGTVRLNTVEKCYQLNHINQTYDYVKRMREEYGKLNKVEMSIWEGIDLLNSFEDESDPDLDEPQIEHLLQSAEAIRKDYPDEDWLHLTALIHDVGKVLFHPKFGELPQWAVVGDTFPVGCAYDESIVYHKYFKDNPDYNNPAYSTKLGIYSEGCGLENVLMSWGHDDYMYLVAKENGTTLPPAALFIIRYHSFYPLHKAGAYQYLMNEEDRQNLKWVKIFNQYDLYSKSKVRVDVEKVKPYYLSLIEKYFPSKLRW is encoded by the exons ATGACGATTGCTGCCAAGAAGCCGGAGAttg GGTCACAAGTAGAGGATCAGAAGCAATTCTCTGAGTCCAAGAACTTGGCACAGAATGGATTTTCGGTGCCGGAGTCCAATGCATTTGGCCAATCATTTAG GGATTATGATGGAACTGTAAGACTAAACACTGTGGAGAAATGCTACCAGTTGAACCACATTAACCAAACATATGATTAT GTAAAGAGGATGAGGGAAGAGTATGGGAAATTGAACAAAGTAGAGATGAGCATATGGGAAGGGATTGATCTGCTTAACAGTTTTGAGGATGAAAGTGACCCTGATTTGGATGAACCTCAGATTGAGCACTTGCTGCAGTCAGCTGAAGCCATAAGAAAAGATTATCCTGATGAAGATTGGTTACACTTGACTGCCCTTATTCATG ATGTTGGAAAGGTTCTTTTTCATCCTAAATTTGGAGAGCTACCCCAGTGGGCTGTTGTTG GAGACACATTTCCTGTTGGTTGTGCGTACGACGAATCGATTGTTTATCACAAG TATTTCAAGGACAATCCAGATTACAACAACCCTGCTTACAGCACTAAACTTGGAATCTACTCGGAAGGATGTGGACTAGAAAATGTGCTGATGTCATGGGGGCATGATGATTACATGTACTTG GTTGCAAAGGAAAATGGAACAACTCTACCTCCAGCTGCATTATTTATCATCCGATATCACTCATTTTACC CATTGCACAAGGCAGGAGCATATCAATACCTAATGAATGAAGAGGATAGACAGAATTTGAAGTGGGTTAAAATATTCAA CCAATATGACCTCTACAGTAAGAGCAAGGTACGAGTTGACGTCGAAAAAGTTAAGCCATACTATCTATCCCTCATCGAAAAG TATTTCCCATCAAAACTCAGATGGTGA